One Thermoplasmata archaeon genomic window, TATCCCCACTGGAAGCGGTCCCCTGTTCGCTCTGGCCCTCATTGGAGCACTGCTCAACTACGTCAGGAAGTACCGTGATTGAGTGCCCTTGAACTCTTCGTAATAAGTGTCGGGGGGGGGGTTTGAACCCCCGGCCTCCGGATGTCGCAGAGCTAGAGGGTCTCTATCTCCTATGAGTCCGACGCTCCACCAGGCTGAGCCACCCCGACTTGACGATACTTGATGATTGTTTTACGAGGATAAAAGAGCGAGGGCCAATAAAAAGCTTGGGGAGCGCCCCGGACACTACTCTTGGCTCTCCGGGACTAGCAGCGGGTGGTAACATAATACTTAATAACAATGACTGCATTCGACCTCCGGAGGGGGGAACCCGATGAAGTTCGAGCAATACGACATTCCCGACAACCTCGTTTACCACAAAGAGCACCACTGGCTCAAGAAGGAGGGCGACCACTACATTATGGGAATAACGGATTTCGCCCAGAAGCTGGCGGGCGACATAACCTATGTCGACCTCCCCTCGGAGGGCGACAAGGTGTCGCTGGACAAGCCCTTCGGTACGATGGAATCGGGTAAGTGGGTTGGCAAGCTCTACGGCCCGTTCGACGGCGAAGTTGTGGAAGTCAACCAGGATATTGCGGACGACGCCACACTCATCAATAGGGACCCCTACAACAGGGGCTGGATAGTGAAGCTCAAACCGAAAGACCCCTCTCAGGTCTCCCAGCTCCTCAACGCGGCTGCATATCTCGAAATAATGAAGAAGAAGCTCTCCGAGATAAAAAAGTAGGTTGAGCGCCGCGGCCCCCCTTTTTACTGTGGCTCTGAGGCCGAAACCCGCCGAGTGAGGTGCCCACTGCCCCCCTTGTCTACTCAGACCTTCCTCAATCACACCACCGGCAATGCTTATTTAGGGCTATACCATGCCGGTCCCGAGGGAGATTGACCGACGACGCCTACAAGGGGTACAGGGGCCGCGCGAGAGCCCGCCTCATCGAGTTCGGCGTGAGGGTATGGAGCGACGTCGAAGTCAGGACGGGGCACGGGGTGTTCGAGGGCATCATCCTGCCCCGCTCAGAGAGCGCGGACGACTATCACATAGTCCTCAAGCTGCGCAACGGCTACAACATCGGCCTCGATGTCGATTCGATACAGAGCATAAAGGAGGTCGGGTACAGGGAAGCAAAATACAAGATACCGGAAAAGGAGTTCCCCAGGGACCCGAATAAGCCCAACGTAACCCTGTTAGGCACCGGTGGCACCATCGCAAGTCGCCTCGATTACAGAACAGGGGCGGTGATTCCCGCCTTCACACCTGGCGAACTCTATGGCGCGGTCCCGGAGCTGGCCGACATCGCCAACCTGACCACTATAAAACTCTACGGGGTCTTCAGCGAGAATATGGGGCCGGAACAGTGGAAGACGACCGCAGAGGCCATAGGGAAGGAGGTGGCCAAGGGTGCGGACGGAATCGTCATAGGCCACGGCACCGACACGATGCACCACACTGCTGCCATCCTCTCATTCATGGTCCAGAACTCGCCCGTCCCGATTGTGATGGTCGGCTCCCAAAGGTCGAGCGACAGGCCCTCAAGCGACGCCGCCATGACCCTGATCTGCTCCACCATGACCGCTGCGAAGTGCGACATCGCAGAGGTAATGGTTTGCATGTTTGGACCCACGAGCGAGGAGTACTGCCTCCTCCACCGCGGCACGAGGGTCAGGAAGATGCACTCGAGCTACAGGTCCACCTTCAGGACAATAGGTGATATACCTCTCGCCATGGTCTCGCCACAGTGGGGCTTCAGGTACCTCAGGCAGGACTACAAGAAAAGGAGAAGGGACAGGGACATTATTATAGACACGAAGTTCGATGACAGGGTTGCGATAGTTTACTATTATCCGGCGATGAAGCCCGACATCATCGACTCCCTCATTGACCATGGGTACAGGGGAATTGTGATAGCGGGCACGGGCCTCGGACACGTGAACAAGCCCCTCTACCCATCCCTGAAAAGGGCGAAGGAAGAGGGAATCGCCATGTTCATGACCGTGCAGACCCTCTGGGGCTACGTCCAGATGTATGTTTATGACACTGGGCGGGACCTGATGGAGCTGGGCGTTGTCCCGGCCGCCAACATGCTCCCCGAGGTGGCTTATGTGAAGCTCGGCTGGGTGCTCGGCCACACCCAGAACCCAGAGGAGGTCAAAAAAATGATGCTCACGCCCATCGCCGGCGAAATCACAGAGAGGGAGCCTTTCAACGGCTACCTGATAATGCAGGGCGGAATACCCGAAGTTGAAGAATTCGTCAGCAAGCACTTCCACTGAGACCCCGGAGGGCTGTCACGTATCTCTCGGCGCTCGTGGGGGTCCTGAGCACCCTCCGAAAATCCACCTCCCTGAGCGAGAGCAGCCCCTCCTCCTCGAGGAGCTTTAGATAGGTTCTGTCAATTCTCCTAATACCTGGGCCCCTCTCCAGACAAAGGGAAGCTGCTCTCGCCGCGAGCGTACCTGAGAGAAGGGCGAAGCGGACGCCCTCACCCGTTCCGGGGAAGACAAAACCCCCCGCGTCGCCCGCTAGAAGGACCCTCCCCTTCCCCAATATTGGCAGGGGGCCGCCCATCGGTATCCTGTGCGCTTCAAACCCCATACACTCCCCATCGCCCGTCAGCTCGCGAACTTTTGACATTCTCAGGAAGATAGATAGACTCTTGGGAGCGCCCCACCCAGACAGCGTGCTTCCGACGCCGGCCCTTACGCAGCTTCTGTGAGGCGCTACCCACCCATATCCTCCGGGAATGATGTAGAAAACGTGGAACCACCCCTGCGTTCTCCGGCGGACCTCAGAGGGAGGCATAGGAATACTAGTCTGGCAGGCCAGCGCCATAGCTCCGGGAGCGGCGTCGAGCACTGCCCTCACCCGAGAGT contains:
- a CDS encoding geranylgeranyl reductase family protein; amino-acid sequence: MEEYEVAVIGAGPAGASAARELERLGVDYILMDRCSFPRSKPCAGILPPKIEELVGPLPRTVYERRIWGYHLHTASSAEFLSRFPRPGYSVDRSRFDSWLLSRLKKQPVRAEMLGASQGRDSVTVRTSTGELKCRVLIGADGANSRVRAVLDAAPGAMALACQTSIPMPPSEVRRRTQGWFHVFYIIPGGYGWVAPHRSCVRAGVGSTLSGWGAPKSLSIFLRMSKVRELTGDGECMGFEAHRIPMGGPLPILGKGRVLLAGDAGGFVFPGTGEGVRFALLSGTLAARAASLCLERGPGIRRIDRTYLKLLEEEGLLSLREVDFRRVLRTPTSAERYVTALRGLSGSAC
- the gcvH gene encoding glycine cleavage system protein GcvH; protein product: MKFEQYDIPDNLVYHKEHHWLKKEGDHYIMGITDFAQKLAGDITYVDLPSEGDKVSLDKPFGTMESGKWVGKLYGPFDGEVVEVNQDIADDATLINRDPYNRGWIVKLKPKDPSQVSQLLNAAAYLEIMKKKLSEIKK
- the gatD gene encoding Glu-tRNA(Gln) amidotransferase subunit GatD; this translates as MTDDAYKGYRGRARARLIEFGVRVWSDVEVRTGHGVFEGIILPRSESADDYHIVLKLRNGYNIGLDVDSIQSIKEVGYREAKYKIPEKEFPRDPNKPNVTLLGTGGTIASRLDYRTGAVIPAFTPGELYGAVPELADIANLTTIKLYGVFSENMGPEQWKTTAEAIGKEVAKGADGIVIGHGTDTMHHTAAILSFMVQNSPVPIVMVGSQRSSDRPSSDAAMTLICSTMTAAKCDIAEVMVCMFGPTSEEYCLLHRGTRVRKMHSSYRSTFRTIGDIPLAMVSPQWGFRYLRQDYKKRRRDRDIIIDTKFDDRVAIVYYYPAMKPDIIDSLIDHGYRGIVIAGTGLGHVNKPLYPSLKRAKEEGIAMFMTVQTLWGYVQMYVYDTGRDLMELGVVPAANMLPEVAYVKLGWVLGHTQNPEEVKKMMLTPIAGEITEREPFNGYLIMQGGIPEVEEFVSKHFH